Proteins from a single region of Bacteroidota bacterium:
- the clpB gene encoding ATP-dependent chaperone ClpB — MNLNNFTLKSQEAIQHAQQVAMTANNQAVETGHLLKGILEVDENVTPFLFKKLNVNPKLIEQINDRIVSSYPKVSGGGQYLSNTANQAVVKAMNSIKEFKDEFVSIEHLLIGILEAGDQVSQMMKDNGVTLKDLKAAIKDLRKGTTVTSATQEETYNALGKYANNLNAQARAGKLDPVIGRDEEIRRVLQILSRRTKNNPILVGEPGVGKTAIAEGIAHRIINGDIPENLKSKQIFSLDMGALIAGAKYKGEFEERLKAVVKEVIGSEGDIILFIDEIHTLIGAGGGEGAMDAANILKPALARGELRAIGATTLNEFQKYFEKDKALERRFQKVLVDEPSEEDAISILRGIKEKYETHHKVRIKDEAIISAVELSTRYINDRFLPDKAIDLIDEAASKLRMEINSMPVELEDVERKIRQLEIEREAIKRENDKTKLEELNKEIAELNDKRADLRAQWQSEKEVVENIQKEKEKIEGLKFEAEQAERSGDYGKVAEIRYGRMKEAEDHLEKAKAKLAEMQESGNPMIKEEVDSEDIAGVVSAWTGIPVTRMLQSEREKLLHLETELHKRVVGQNEAIEAISDAVRRSRSGLQDTKKPIGSFIFLGTTGVGKTELAKALAEFLFNNENSMTRIDMSEYQERHAVSRLVGAPPGYVGYEEGGQLTEAVRRKPYSVILLDEIEKAHPDVFNILLQVLDDGRLTDNKGRVVNFKNAIIIMTSNMGSHLIQENFEKMDDSNKDEIMAKTKVEVFDMLKKTIRPEFLNRIDEIIMFSPLTREDVEQIVRLQFKQVEKMLLENGIQLKANEDAVKWLAELGYDPQFGARPVKRLLQKKVLNELSKQILAGKVKKDEVIVLDVFNQDIVFRKEIESDSKPKKKSVKG; from the coding sequence ATGAATCTCAATAATTTCACTTTGAAATCGCAGGAAGCCATTCAGCACGCACAACAGGTTGCGATGACTGCGAATAATCAGGCCGTTGAAACGGGGCATTTGCTGAAAGGAATTCTTGAAGTGGACGAGAACGTCACTCCTTTCCTTTTTAAAAAACTGAATGTGAATCCGAAATTGATCGAGCAGATAAACGACCGCATCGTTTCTTCTTATCCGAAAGTGAGTGGAGGCGGACAATATCTTTCCAATACAGCGAACCAAGCGGTAGTAAAAGCTATGAACAGCATTAAAGAATTCAAAGATGAATTTGTTTCGATCGAACATTTGCTCATTGGTATTCTTGAAGCCGGAGACCAGGTTTCTCAAATGATGAAAGACAATGGTGTAACATTGAAAGATCTTAAAGCTGCGATCAAAGATCTTCGCAAAGGAACGACGGTTACGAGCGCAACACAGGAAGAAACATATAACGCTCTTGGAAAATATGCGAATAACCTGAACGCACAGGCGCGTGCGGGAAAACTGGATCCTGTGATCGGTCGCGATGAAGAAATTCGCCGCGTGTTGCAGATCTTATCACGCAGAACAAAAAATAATCCGATCCTCGTTGGAGAACCCGGCGTGGGAAAAACTGCGATCGCAGAAGGAATTGCTCACCGCATCATCAACGGCGATATTCCTGAAAATCTCAAATCGAAACAAATATTTTCTCTTGATATGGGAGCGCTCATTGCCGGCGCTAAATACAAAGGAGAATTTGAAGAACGACTTAAGGCCGTGGTAAAAGAAGTCATCGGCTCCGAAGGTGATATCATTCTTTTCATTGATGAAATTCACACGCTCATTGGTGCCGGCGGAGGTGAAGGTGCAATGGATGCTGCGAATATTCTGAAGCCCGCACTCGCACGGGGGGAATTGCGCGCAATAGGCGCAACCACACTCAATGAATTCCAGAAATATTTTGAAAAAGATAAAGCACTCGAACGCCGTTTCCAGAAAGTTCTTGTAGATGAACCATCGGAAGAAGATGCGATCTCTATTCTACGCGGAATAAAAGAAAAATATGAAACGCATCACAAAGTGAGAATAAAAGATGAAGCGATCATTTCTGCAGTGGAACTTTCCACACGGTACATCAATGACCGTTTTCTTCCCGACAAAGCCATAGATCTTATTGATGAAGCGGCTTCCAAACTCAGAATGGAAATCAATTCCATGCCGGTAGAATTGGAAGATGTGGAAAGAAAGATCCGCCAGCTGGAAATTGAACGTGAAGCGATCAAACGCGAAAATGATAAAACAAAACTGGAAGAGCTGAACAAAGAGATCGCTGAACTCAATGACAAACGCGCCGATCTACGCGCACAATGGCAGAGTGAAAAAGAGGTGGTGGAAAATATTCAGAAGGAAAAAGAAAAAATTGAAGGACTCAAATTCGAAGCTGAGCAGGCAGAACGTTCAGGTGATTATGGAAAAGTTGCCGAGATCCGCTATGGAAGAATGAAAGAAGCAGAAGATCATCTTGAAAAAGCAAAAGCAAAACTTGCAGAAATGCAGGAGAGCGGAAACCCGATGATCAAAGAAGAAGTAGACAGCGAAGATATTGCCGGCGTTGTAAGTGCATGGACGGGAATCCCGGTAACACGCATGTTGCAGAGCGAACGGGAAAAACTTTTACATCTCGAAACAGAATTACACAAACGTGTCGTCGGACAAAATGAAGCCATCGAAGCAATTTCAGATGCTGTGCGCAGAAGCCGCTCCGGATTGCAGGACACAAAAAAACCGATCGGCTCATTTATTTTTCTCGGAACTACCGGCGTTGGAAAAACTGAATTAGCAAAAGCACTCGCAGAATTTTTATTCAACAATGAAAATTCGATGACGCGCATTGACATGAGCGAATACCAGGAGCGCCACGCCGTATCGCGTCTCGTGGGCGCTCCTCCCGGCTATGTGGGTTATGAAGAAGGCGGACAATTAACAGAAGCTGTGCGGAGAAAACCTTACAGCGTTATTCTTCTTGATGAAATTGAAAAAGCACATCCCGATGTTTTCAATATTCTTCTCCAGGTTCTTGACGACGGAAGATTGACGGACAACAAAGGCCGTGTAGTAAATTTTAAAAACGCGATCATAATAATGACTTCCAATATGGGATCGCATCTCATTCAGGAAAATTTCGAGAAGATGGACGACTCCAATAAAGATGAAATAATGGCGAAAACAAAAGTGGAAGTTTTCGATATGCTCAAAAAAACCATTCGCCCTGAATTCCTGAATCGCATTGATGAGATCATCATGTTCTCTCCGCTTACGCGCGAAGACGTGGAGCAGATCGTTCGCCTTCAATTCAAACAGGTGGAGAAAATGCTTCTTGAAAACGGAATTCAACTCAAAGCAAATGAAGATGCGGTCAAATGGCTGGCAGAACTCGGTTATGATCCGCAATTCGGTGCGCGGCCGGTAAAACGTTTGCTCCAGAAAAAAGTGCTGAATGAATTATCGAAACAGATCCTTGCCGGAAAAGTGAAAAAAGATGAAGTGATCGTGCTTGATGTATTCAACCAGGATATTGTTTTCAGGAAAGAAATTGAAAGTGATTCGAAACCAAAAAAGAAAAGTGTGAAGGGTTGA
- a CDS encoding transglycosylase SLT domain-containing protein, whose product MKRNSFFLLTCFSFCSFCALDAQEPVLHPSVITVNYFSDSAISHCMVSTDQVYEAGLDTLPEIIFWRKIMNLSPDTGIVSLASNRCIYCYMSSAKWDLLGDDGQEKFRDSLRIVNFLDDSASVLFTKGKNNFYDPVAVIPEIDRAIPIFVQEGVDPFYAQAILLIESPGKSMKSYAGANGPFQLMRSVAVQMGLKVNKKVDERNDFDKSAWAAAKLLKTICIPMTNQMLDKRGITYDPNDLWYRLLVLHVYHAGSGNVDKALDVIDPCEGNIELIEQLWHTQAGAFGRSSQAYSQLVVSAFIELDLANGKCDPREKNCSN is encoded by the coding sequence ATGAAACGAAACTCTTTTTTCCTCTTAACCTGTTTTTCATTTTGTTCATTTTGTGCGCTCGATGCGCAGGAACCTGTTTTACATCCCTCGGTCATTACAGTAAATTATTTCAGCGACTCTGCTATTTCCCATTGTATGGTGAGCACCGATCAGGTTTATGAAGCCGGACTTGACACATTGCCCGAAATTATTTTCTGGAGAAAAATAATGAATCTAAGCCCGGATACAGGAATCGTGAGTCTTGCCTCAAACAGGTGCATTTACTGTTACATGTCTTCTGCAAAATGGGATTTATTGGGAGATGATGGACAGGAAAAATTCCGCGACAGTTTGCGGATCGTTAATTTTCTGGACGATAGTGCCTCTGTTCTTTTTACAAAGGGGAAGAATAATTTTTATGATCCTGTAGCAGTCATTCCGGAGATTGATCGTGCCATTCCGATATTTGTGCAGGAAGGCGTTGATCCGTTTTACGCGCAGGCAATTCTGCTTATTGAATCTCCGGGCAAATCCATGAAATCTTATGCCGGTGCTAATGGCCCGTTTCAACTGATGAGATCAGTCGCCGTTCAAATGGGATTGAAGGTGAATAAAAAAGTGGATGAAAGAAATGATTTCGATAAATCAGCCTGGGCAGCAGCAAAACTTCTGAAAACAATTTGCATTCCGATGACCAACCAGATGCTCGATAAAAGAGGAATTACTTACGATCCGAATGATCTCTGGTATCGTCTCCTTGTATTGCACGTTTATCACGCAGGATCTGGCAACGTTGACAAAGCACTTGATGTTATCGACCCCTGCGAAGGGAATATTGAATTGATCGAACAACTCTGGCATACACAGGCCGGAGCTTTCGGTAGATCATCTCAGGCTTATTCTCAGCTTGTAGTTTCTGCTTTTATAGAACTCGATCTCGCCAACGGAAAATGTGATCCGAGGGAAAAGAATTGCAGTAACTGA
- a CDS encoding DUF2116 family Zn-ribbon domain-containing protein, which translates to METRHCLDCGGEVSGRADKKFCSDVCRNSFNNRRNGDNNNLMRNVNNILRRNRRILADLSPTGKATYLRNRIVELGFNFNYHTNIYTTRKGATYYFCYEYGILSHNNDFITIVHRKSDDNSGKESKRE; encoded by the coding sequence ATGGAAACCCGTCATTGCCTCGATTGCGGTGGAGAAGTTAGTGGAAGAGCCGATAAAAAATTCTGCTCCGACGTGTGCCGCAACAGTTTCAACAACAGGAGAAACGGCGACAACAATAACCTGATGCGTAATGTGAATAACATTCTTCGCCGAAACAGGAGGATACTGGCCGATCTTTCCCCAACCGGCAAAGCCACGTATCTCAGGAACAGGATCGTTGAACTCGGGTTCAATTTTAACTACCACACCAACATTTACACCACGAGGAAGGGCGCAACTTATTATTTCTGTTACGAATACGGCATTCTTTCTCATAACAATGATTTTATTACCATCGTTCATCGTAAATCGGACGATAATTCCGGAAAAGAATCAAAACGGGAATAA
- a CDS encoding T9SS type A sorting domain-containing protein, whose product MKKGLLLAMGVSAAFSLAAQAPKVGGVKKVDLRQERTITLDGSNANFFANANAAQRTINPNAPLTQGTKFSSSYNAFTLLVSQSNCLTANQALNVALFTHRLSQDWSPDANTASGYGEYSWTTDCGTTWDSAYYADNTVLGNQRFRYPSGGLINPPANTTLANAYMVATGPWTDGAGWGGWYTTYQTIANASTATTAVNTPGPLMAFPRIDMQSCTNNTIHVTGGHYATPTGATPAGYDGAVILTGTLAGSVVTYTYDSIMPSFHVAPTSGATDNFEVAHLAYSPDGMTGYCVFFGVDAAATTPTTRTFSPIAYKTIDAGVTWTAIPMFDFTTIPVIMNHLIPATGGSYKPWFDQSQGSDVVVDNNGQLHILCTIGSGASDDNDSLGYTWTLTGQSGTTARHYIFDTYTTASGWNSWLVDSLMTTTSTNTTIFVDGSNSGAAFPTDARIQISSNTSRDHLFYMWVDSDPLALQGENALPDLYGKAVDLTTGNWTAKKQFTATQDFYFHFVSNVTLTSGVDFHVPVTNSIDRSGGHDVATTFDHYYLCGVDFLSTDFVGIAENSAAFGSFKTYPNPANDQVNISLNLIKSGDVTITLTNALGQIVSVENRTMASGENNVQLNTTSLQSGIYFVNVAANGSSSTSKVVKQ is encoded by the coding sequence ATGAAAAAAGGATTACTTCTCGCTATGGGTGTGAGTGCAGCTTTTTCGCTTGCAGCTCAGGCTCCAAAAGTTGGTGGTGTAAAAAAGGTTGACCTTCGCCAGGAAAGAACAATTACTCTTGACGGAAGCAATGCAAATTTCTTTGCAAATGCTAACGCTGCTCAGCGTACTATCAACCCAAATGCTCCGCTTACACAAGGAACAAAATTTTCTAGTTCCTATAACGCATTCACACTGCTCGTTTCCCAGTCAAATTGCCTGACTGCAAACCAGGCATTGAACGTTGCTCTATTCACTCACCGTCTTAGCCAGGACTGGTCGCCTGATGCTAATACTGCTTCCGGTTACGGCGAATATAGCTGGACTACCGACTGCGGTACCACTTGGGATTCGGCTTACTATGCTGACAATACCGTACTCGGTAACCAGCGTTTCCGTTATCCTTCTGGTGGACTTATTAATCCACCTGCTAACACAACGCTTGCAAATGCTTACATGGTTGCAACAGGGCCATGGACAGACGGCGCAGGTTGGGGTGGATGGTATACCACCTACCAGACTATTGCAAATGCTTCTACGGCAACTACGGCAGTAAATACTCCTGGTCCTCTTATGGCTTTTCCTCGAATTGATATGCAATCATGTACAAACAATACAATTCACGTAACAGGCGGCCATTATGCAACTCCTACCGGAGCTACTCCTGCTGGTTATGATGGAGCCGTTATTCTAACAGGAACACTTGCAGGTTCTGTTGTAACATACACCTACGATTCAATTATGCCAAGCTTCCACGTTGCGCCTACTTCAGGAGCAACAGATAATTTCGAAGTTGCCCATCTTGCTTATTCCCCTGATGGAATGACGGGCTATTGTGTATTCTTTGGTGTTGATGCCGCTGCTACAACCCCAACAACTAGAACTTTCAGCCCGATCGCTTACAAAACTATTGATGCAGGTGTAACATGGACTGCAATTCCGATGTTTGACTTTACAACAATTCCTGTTATCATGAATCATCTTATTCCTGCTACAGGCGGATCTTACAAACCATGGTTCGATCAAAGCCAGGGATCAGATGTTGTAGTTGATAACAATGGCCAGCTTCACATTCTGTGCACGATCGGTTCAGGTGCTTCTGATGATAATGATTCACTCGGTTACACATGGACACTCACCGGACAGAGCGGAACTACAGCACGTCACTACATCTTTGACACTTACACAACGGCATCTGGCTGGAATTCATGGCTCGTTGATTCGTTGATGACCACAACTTCTACCAACACAACAATTTTCGTTGATGGTTCTAACTCCGGTGCAGCTTTCCCAACAGACGCTCGTATCCAGATTTCTTCAAATACGAGCCGTGATCACCTATTCTACATGTGGGTTGATAGCGATCCGCTTGCTCTTCAAGGAGAAAATGCTCTTCCTGATCTTTATGGAAAAGCTGTTGATCTTACGACAGGAAACTGGACAGCAAAAAAACAGTTCACTGCCACGCAGGATTTCTACTTCCACTTCGTTTCAAACGTAACGCTTACCAGTGGAGTGGATTTCCATGTCCCTGTGACTAATTCGATCGACCGTAGCGGTGGACATGATGTTGCAACTACATTCGATCACTATTACCTCTGCGGAGTTGATTTTCTTTCAACAGATTTTGTTGGCATCGCTGAGAACTCTGCTGCATTCGGATCTTTCAAAACATATCCGAACCCTGCAAATGATCAGGTTAATATTTCCTTAAACCTTATTAAATCCGGAGATGTTACCATCACATTGACCAATGCACTTGGTCAGATCGTTTCCGTAGAAAATCGCACAATGGCTTCTGGTGAGAATAATGTTCAACTGAACACTACTTCTCTCCAATCAGGCATTTACTTTGTAAATGTTGCTGCGAACGGAAGTTCATCTACTTCTAAAGTCGTTAAGCAATAA
- the rpsA gene encoding 30S ribosomal protein S1, with protein sequence MAETTETTAAVTPDFDWNSIGKKQDLYSKEELDRLESLYSGTLKSISDHELLDGVVVSRNNKEVVVNIGYKSDGVIPLSEFRYNPDLKLGDHVEVYVESQEDKNGQLILSHKKARAMKSWERVNNALTGDEVIKGFVKCRTKGGLIVDVFGIEAFLPGSQIDVKPIRDYDIYVGKTMEFKVVKINNEFKNVVVSHKALIEEELEAQKREIISKLEKGQVLEGTVKNITSYGVFVDLGGVDGLIHITDLSWGRISHPEEIVKLDQKINVVILDFDDQKKRIALGLKQLSSHPWEGLSAELKVGDKIKGKVVVIADYGAFVEIQPGVEGLIHVSEMSWSQHLRSAQDFLKVGDEVETIVLTLDREERKMSLGIKQLTPDPWKNILEKYPKNSRHTAKVRNFTNFGIFVELEEGIDGLIHISDLSWSKKIKHPSEFTKIGESIDVVVLDVDVENRRLSLGHKQLEENPWDVFETVFTVGSVHSGTIISANEKGAVVQLPYGVEAFCPNKHLLKLEGGNAKVEEKLDFKVLEFNKDSKKIIVSHRNTVESIAIEEKEKGGAKKENKGSDETKKAVKKVKDNLEKTTLGDVSALADLKSQLEGKEQKND encoded by the coding sequence ATGGCAGAAACAACAGAAACAACCGCAGCCGTTACACCAGATTTCGATTGGAATTCTATCGGCAAAAAACAGGACCTTTATTCAAAGGAAGAACTCGATCGTCTTGAATCACTTTATAGTGGAACTTTAAAATCTATCAGTGATCATGAATTACTCGATGGTGTTGTAGTTTCGCGAAATAACAAAGAAGTCGTAGTAAATATCGGTTATAAATCAGACGGAGTTATTCCCTTGTCTGAATTCCGTTACAATCCCGATCTGAAGTTGGGAGATCATGTAGAAGTTTATGTAGAAAGCCAGGAAGATAAAAACGGACAACTTATTCTTTCTCATAAAAAAGCACGCGCTATGAAATCGTGGGAGCGTGTAAATAATGCTTTGACAGGAGATGAAGTAATCAAAGGATTTGTGAAATGCCGCACCAAAGGCGGACTCATTGTTGACGTATTCGGAATAGAAGCATTCTTGCCCGGATCACAGATCGACGTGAAACCTATTCGCGATTATGATATTTATGTTGGAAAGACCATGGAATTCAAAGTTGTCAAGATCAATAATGAATTTAAAAACGTTGTTGTTTCTCACAAAGCTTTAATTGAAGAAGAACTAGAAGCACAGAAGAGAGAGATCATCAGCAAACTTGAAAAAGGCCAGGTGCTCGAAGGAACAGTGAAAAATATTACCAGCTACGGAGTATTTGTAGATCTCGGCGGAGTGGATGGTCTCATTCACATCACAGATCTTTCCTGGGGACGCATCTCGCATCCTGAGGAAATTGTAAAGCTGGATCAGAAGATCAACGTTGTTATACTTGATTTCGACGATCAGAAAAAACGAATTGCACTCGGACTCAAGCAACTTTCTTCTCATCCGTGGGAAGGATTGAGTGCCGAACTAAAAGTTGGTGATAAGATCAAAGGAAAAGTTGTGGTGATCGCCGATTATGGTGCTTTTGTGGAAATTCAACCTGGAGTGGAAGGACTCATTCACGTTTCCGAAATGTCATGGTCGCAACATCTTCGTTCCGCTCAGGATTTCCTTAAAGTAGGCGACGAAGTAGAAACTATTGTTCTCACACTTGATCGCGAAGAAAGAAAAATGTCACTGGGAATAAAACAACTTACTCCTGATCCGTGGAAGAATATCCTTGAAAAATATCCTAAGAACTCAAGGCACACAGCCAAAGTGCGGAACTTTACCAACTTCGGAATTTTTGTGGAACTTGAAGAAGGAATCGATGGACTCATTCATATTTCGGATCTCAGTTGGTCTAAAAAGATCAAACATCCTTCCGAATTCACCAAGATCGGAGAAAGCATTGATGTTGTTGTTCTGGATGTGGATGTTGAAAATCGTCGATTGAGCCTTGGCCATAAACAACTCGAAGAAAATCCATGGGATGTATTCGAAACTGTTTTCACTGTGGGTTCAGTTCATTCCGGAACTATTATCAGTGCAAACGAAAAAGGTGCTGTGGTACAATTGCCGTATGGCGTAGAAGCTTTCTGCCCGAATAAACATTTGCTTAAGCTGGAAGGTGGAAATGCCAAAGTGGAAGAGAAACTCGATTTCAAAGTTCTTGAATTCAATAAAGACTCTAAGAAGATTATCGTTTCTCATCGCAATACAGTTGAATCCATTGCCATTGAAGAGAAAGAAAAAGGTGGAGCGAAAAAGGAAAATAAGGGCTCGGATGAAACCAAAAAAGCAGTGAAGAAAGTGAAAGACAATCTCGAGAAAACAACGCTCGGCGATGTTTCAGCCCTCGCAGATCTCAAGTCGCAATTAGAAGGCAAAGAGCAGAAGAACGATTAA
- a CDS encoding CotH kinase family protein, producing MLRRLRMIMALTVVAIIPLTSPAQLFINEYTAANTTGTDVDAFGMFEDWVELYNAGAASVNLTGYHMSDNAANPIKWAFPSGTIAPNGFLKVICSGRNTVFSGELHTSFKLTQCKPDQILLADPAGAIIDSLTMKRNQLDHTWGRTTDGANTWSVFLTPTFGTSNNTGTPYLPYATKPVFSLAPGYYNGSQTLSLSTPDPNITIHYTTNGNDPTTSDPVYSSPISISSTEVIRARAFSSTPNIPLSFCETNSYFISVALHTLATVSICGDQILQLMNGTQFYPTTELEYFDKSGTFRTEVGGNSNKHGNDSWAYSQRGIDFVSQDQQGYGYCLKWKIFNAKPRQKFARIILKAAANDNYPFEPGSAHIRDAYCQTLSQQGNLHLDERSYEPCILYVNGQYWGVYEIREKVDDNDFTEYYYNETDPYLQMLQTWGGTWSAYGGPQAQTDWNTIENFIVSNNMALPANWAHVDTIYNWKSLCDYVILNSIAVTSDWLNWNTEWWRGQNPAGTEHKWRYCLWDNDATFGHYINYTGIPDTSPNADPCNPESLPDPGGQGHIPVLNALMANPTFKQYYISRYADLLNTSLSCDTMLNTLDTMIAHIAPEMPGQIARWGGSVAQWQGNVSTMRTYINTRCTAIQQGMINCYGLTGPYNVTISVSPVGAGTVDVNSIHLDQFPWSGLYYGGINVILKTAPTSTQYTFDHWEMTSTPSPSSTSDSVTINLAGPDNIVAVYKTNEVLLNVFIPTAFSPNGDGQNDVLNLHGLDGQTFEFLVFNRWGQPVFESSSSSDGWDGKTDGKPDPSGVYAYILKVTHADGTIEQKSGNITLMR from the coding sequence ATGCTAAGAAGGCTACGAATGATTATGGCGCTTACCGTAGTTGCCATTATTCCGCTTACATCTCCCGCCCAGCTTTTTATCAATGAATATACCGCTGCCAACACAACCGGAACGGATGTAGATGCATTCGGAATGTTTGAGGATTGGGTAGAACTTTACAATGCAGGTGCCGCTTCTGTGAATCTCACCGGTTATCACATGAGTGACAATGCTGCGAATCCCATAAAGTGGGCTTTCCCTTCGGGAACAATTGCCCCTAATGGATTTCTCAAAGTGATCTGCTCCGGAAGGAATACCGTTTTTTCAGGGGAACTTCACACCAGCTTTAAATTGACACAATGTAAACCTGATCAGATCCTTCTTGCCGATCCTGCCGGAGCCATCATCGATTCATTGACCATGAAAAGAAATCAGCTTGATCATACATGGGGACGAACAACTGATGGCGCGAATACATGGAGCGTTTTTCTCACGCCGACTTTCGGAACTTCAAATAATACCGGAACACCTTATTTGCCTTATGCAACTAAGCCTGTATTCAGTCTCGCACCAGGATATTACAACGGATCTCAAACACTTTCTCTTTCAACGCCGGATCCGAATATTACCATTCATTACACAACGAATGGCAATGATCCCACCACTTCCGATCCTGTTTATTCTTCTCCTATTTCCATTTCATCCACCGAAGTAATTCGCGCGCGCGCATTCAGCAGCACGCCTAATATTCCGCTGAGTTTTTGCGAAACAAATTCTTATTTCATCAGTGTGGCTCTGCATACCCTTGCTACTGTTTCTATTTGTGGAGATCAGATCCTACAATTGATGAATGGGACTCAATTCTATCCTACTACTGAACTCGAATATTTCGATAAGAGCGGAACATTCAGAACAGAAGTAGGAGGAAATTCAAACAAACACGGAAACGATTCATGGGCCTATAGCCAAAGAGGAATTGATTTTGTTTCACAGGATCAGCAGGGATATGGGTATTGCCTGAAATGGAAAATTTTTAACGCAAAACCAAGACAAAAATTCGCGCGCATTATTTTAAAAGCGGCGGCGAATGATAATTATCCCTTCGAGCCTGGTAGTGCGCATATCCGCGATGCGTATTGTCAAACCCTTTCGCAGCAGGGAAATCTTCACCTCGACGAGCGTTCCTATGAACCTTGTATTCTTTATGTGAACGGACAGTATTGGGGCGTGTACGAGATCCGCGAAAAAGTAGATGACAATGATTTTACAGAATATTATTACAACGAAACTGATCCTTATTTACAGATGTTGCAAACTTGGGGAGGAACGTGGTCAGCTTACGGAGGGCCCCAGGCGCAAACGGATTGGAACACGATTGAAAATTTTATTGTTTCCAATAATATGGCGCTCCCTGCAAACTGGGCGCACGTAGATACTATTTACAATTGGAAAAGTTTGTGTGATTATGTGATCCTGAATTCCATCGCCGTCACTTCCGACTGGCTTAACTGGAATACGGAATGGTGGAGAGGACAAAATCCCGCAGGAACCGAACACAAATGGAGATATTGTTTGTGGGATAATGACGCCACATTCGGCCATTACATTAACTACACCGGAATTCCGGATACTTCTCCCAATGCAGATCCCTGCAATCCTGAATCACTGCCTGATCCAGGCGGACAAGGGCACATTCCTGTTCTCAATGCGCTCATGGCGAATCCAACATTCAAACAGTATTACATCTCCCGCTATGCTGATCTGCTGAATACTTCACTGAGTTGCGATACCATGCTCAATACGCTCGATACAATGATCGCTCACATTGCACCCGAAATGCCGGGGCAAATTGCAAGATGGGGAGGAAGTGTTGCGCAGTGGCAGGGAAATGTATCCACGATGCGCACTTACATCAACACACGTTGTACTGCAATACAACAGGGCATGATCAACTGCTACGGCCTTACCGGGCCTTACAACGTTACGATCAGTGTTTCTCCTGTCGGTGCAGGAACTGTGGATGTGAATTCAATTCACCTCGATCAGTTTCCATGGAGTGGATTGTATTATGGCGGGATCAATGTTATTTTAAAAACCGCGCCAACTTCTACGCAATACACTTTTGATCACTGGGAAATGACGAGCACACCATCTCCTTCTTCTACCAGTGATAGTGTGACGATCAATCTTGCAGGTCCCGATAATATTGTTGCTGTTTACAAAACGAATGAAGTGTTGTTGAATGTTTTCATTCCGACTGCATTCTCGCCGAACGGCGACGGTCAGAATGATGTGCTTAACCTTCACGGCCTCGACGGGCAAACTTTTGAATTTCTTGTTTTCAATCGCTGGGGCCAGCCGGTTTTTGAATCATCAAGTTCATCCGATGGCTGGGATGGAAAAACAGATGGCAAACCGGATCCTTCCGGCGTGTATGCATACATTCTGAAAGTAACACATGCCGACGGAACCATCGAACAGAAATCAGGCAACATCACCTTGATGCGTTGA